Proteins from a genomic interval of Nautilia sp. PV-1:
- the rsmH gene encoding 16S rRNA (cytosine(1402)-N(4))-methyltransferase RsmH, with the protein MIKNSEKLKSDASLDAGNELNIPHIPVLLNETLELFDDMPKNGYFIDCTLGFGGHSEAILEKFPEIKLIGIDQDAEAMNFAKKRLSKFSDRVEFINKRASEALKELPKDLPVAGILADIGVSSYQLDNPERGFTFESDELDMRMNKNQELSAREVLNYYSREDLERIFRDYGECRRYKKVANAIISKRPIKSNREFADILGHIGLKDKKALAKVFQAVRIEVNNELNELEKILENSEFLAKNGTILGIITFHSLEDRIVKNRFKQWSKKCICPPEAIKCECGGNHQLGKILTKKPLTASKEELKTNPRSRSAKLRGFKFIRG; encoded by the coding sequence ATTATTAAAAACAGCGAAAAACTAAAATCCGACGCTTCTTTAGATGCCGGTAACGAATTAAACATACCTCACATACCTGTACTTTTAAATGAAACACTCGAACTATTTGACGATATGCCTAAAAACGGATATTTTATAGACTGTACTTTAGGTTTTGGGGGACACAGCGAAGCGATACTTGAAAAGTTCCCAGAAATAAAGCTTATCGGAATAGATCAGGATGCGGAAGCTATGAATTTTGCAAAAAAAAGACTCTCAAAATTTTCAGACAGGGTTGAATTTATCAATAAAAGAGCTTCAGAAGCATTAAAAGAGCTTCCTAAAGATCTGCCTGTAGCGGGGATTTTGGCCGATATAGGAGTCAGCAGCTATCAGCTTGACAATCCGGAGAGGGGATTTACTTTTGAAAGCGATGAGCTTGATATGAGAATGAACAAAAATCAGGAGCTCAGCGCCAGGGAAGTTCTTAATTATTATTCCAGAGAGGATCTTGAGAGAATTTTCAGGGATTACGGAGAGTGCAGAAGATATAAAAAAGTGGCAAACGCAATAATTTCCAAAAGACCTATTAAATCAAACAGGGAATTTGCCGATATATTAGGACATATAGGCCTGAAAGACAAAAAAGCTTTGGCAAAAGTTTTTCAAGCGGTCAGAATAGAAGTAAATAACGAATTGAATGAATTGGAAAAAATTCTTGAAAATTCCGAATTTTTAGCCAAAAACGGCACTATTTTAGGTATAATAACCTTCCATTCGCTTGAAGACAGAATTGTTAAAAACAGATTCAAGCAGTGGTCGAAAAAATGTATATGCCCGCCGGAGGCTATAAAATGCGAATGCGGCGGAAATCATCAGCTTGGAAAAATATTAACAAAAAAACCTCTTACTGCTTCAAAAGAGGAACTGAAAACCAATCCGAGAAGCAGAAGCGCAAAACTCAGGGGGTTTAAATTTATCAGGGGATAG
- a CDS encoding calcium:proton antiporter — MEEPTRHIFKEYWDIFVGFSALPLAVVFHLQGLSVIATFFAAIGIGALAVTISEIAEILAERFGEPFGSLILTFSAVLVEILILFMVVLEAKTHPEVVETVKNGIIATVIVDLNALLGIAVFVGGLNFKEQVHNEDTSASYTTILFVAAAMLLVPTTISMHSDQKALYSASLIIAALLAVYYFFIFKFQTDTHVHFFKFKKRSRVKKYKRDDEEDEDYYFDKKSNFFNIGFLIFLLVLIGVLSEIFAKDGVGVFQNFGLTAGFVGILIAFVTVAPELFTAIRAAKNDEMQRVVNIAMGASTVSILLTVPSLIFLSLIVGVNLTLDFTPLQVGALILTIILVWKTTEDGETNYLEGLSHLMLFLSYAVIAIFY; from the coding sequence TTGGAAGAACCCACGAGGCATATTTTTAAAGAATACTGGGATATTTTTGTAGGATTTAGTGCACTGCCGCTGGCAGTTGTTTTTCATTTACAGGGATTAAGCGTTATCGCTACTTTTTTTGCTGCAATCGGAATAGGCGCTTTGGCCGTTACAATATCCGAAATAGCGGAAATTCTTGCTGAGAGATTCGGTGAGCCTTTCGGAAGTCTGATACTTACGTTTAGTGCTGTCTTGGTTGAGATATTGATTTTATTTATGGTTGTGCTTGAGGCTAAAACCCATCCGGAAGTTGTTGAAACCGTAAAAAACGGTATTATAGCCACAGTAATAGTGGATTTAAACGCTCTGCTGGGAATAGCCGTTTTTGTTGGAGGGCTTAACTTTAAAGAACAGGTACACAATGAAGACACATCGGCTAGTTATACCACTATACTGTTTGTTGCCGCTGCTATGCTTTTGGTGCCTACAACTATTTCAATGCATTCCGATCAAAAAGCTTTATACAGCGCAAGTTTGATAATTGCCGCTCTTCTTGCTGTATATTATTTCTTTATTTTTAAATTTCAGACGGATACGCATGTGCATTTCTTTAAATTCAAAAAAAGAAGCAGGGTAAAAAAATATAAAAGAGACGATGAAGAAGATGAAGATTATTATTTTGATAAAAAATCAAACTTTTTTAATATCGGTTTTTTGATATTTTTATTAGTCTTAATCGGAGTACTTTCGGAAATTTTTGCAAAAGACGGCGTAGGAGTTTTTCAGAATTTCGGCTTAACCGCTGGATTTGTCGGTATTTTGATTGCGTTTGTAACAGTGGCGCCTGAACTTTTTACGGCAATCAGGGCTGCAAAAAACGACGAAATGCAGCGTGTCGTAAACATAGCAATGGGAGCGAGCACTGTCAGTATACTTTTAACTGTTCCTTCTTTGATATTCTTATCATTGATAGTGGGTGTAAATCTTACTCTTGATTTTACCCCGCTTCAGGTTGGAGCTTTAATACTTACGATTATTCTTGTGTGGAAAACTACGGAAGACGGTGAAACCAATTATCTTGAGGGACTTTCTCACTTAATGCTCTTTTTAAGTTACGCCGTAATAGCCATTTTTTATTAA
- a CDS encoding pitrilysin family protein has protein sequence MIIFEKDNLGRTVLEIVFQHSGSIYADEGVAYFLSHMLNTKGTTAKKEKFYNDLEQDAITLNVSVNKEFLTVSLKFLNEKEKKALGFLLELLQYPNLNEEAFEKSKKEINAKIQNKKNDNDYIAAVNLHKEIFKNTPASYPVMGENTENITLDKVKDFYKSLFKKEYIIINGGKDLNLDGLTALFKPQKNSHLFFKAKKSDDIQVYKNVEQSYIHFASNFDADYNKELYLAKIATFILGAGGFGSRMMEEIRVKRGYAYSAYTNNVFKKSYKLLNGYLQTKIENTEDSIKIVKEMINDFYENGITSEELTQAKQFLIGSEPLRSETLNQRLLKKFNEIYLNLPENYYDKELDLIKNTSLEEVNSFISRHPEIKDITFSIVTKE, from the coding sequence ATGATAATTTTTGAAAAAGACAACCTAGGAAGAACGGTACTGGAAATAGTGTTTCAGCATTCCGGAAGCATTTATGCGGATGAAGGTGTGGCATATTTTTTATCACATATGCTTAATACAAAAGGCACTACTGCAAAAAAAGAAAAATTTTACAACGACTTGGAACAGGACGCAATAACGCTGAATGTAAGCGTTAATAAAGAATTTCTCACCGTATCGTTAAAATTTTTAAACGAAAAAGAAAAAAAAGCGCTTGGTTTTCTCCTTGAACTGCTGCAATATCCTAATTTAAACGAAGAGGCATTTGAAAAGTCAAAAAAAGAGATTAATGCAAAAATTCAGAATAAAAAAAACGACAACGATTATATTGCGGCCGTTAATCTTCATAAAGAAATTTTTAAAAACACTCCCGCTTCATATCCGGTGATGGGAGAAAACACCGAAAACATAACTTTAGACAAAGTAAAAGATTTTTACAAATCGCTGTTTAAAAAAGAATATATTATAATCAACGGAGGCAAAGATCTGAACCTTGACGGACTCACCGCCCTTTTTAAACCGCAAAAAAACAGCCATCTTTTTTTTAAGGCTAAAAAATCGGATGATATTCAGGTATATAAAAATGTGGAACAGAGCTACATTCATTTTGCTTCCAATTTTGACGCGGATTACAATAAAGAGCTTTATCTGGCGAAAATAGCAACCTTTATTCTGGGAGCCGGAGGTTTCGGCAGCAGAATGATGGAAGAAATAAGAGTTAAAAGAGGTTATGCCTACAGCGCGTATACAAATAACGTATTTAAAAAATCATATAAGCTTTTAAACGGTTATCTTCAGACTAAAATTGAAAATACGGAAGATTCAATCAAAATAGTCAAAGAAATGATAAACGACTTTTATGAAAACGGAATCACATCCGAAGAACTTACACAGGCAAAACAGTTCCTTATAGGAAGCGAACCTTTAAGAAGCGAAACGCTAAATCAAAGACTGCTTAAAAAATTTAATGAAATTTATCTTAATCTTCCTGAAAATTACTATGACAAAGAACTTGATCTTATAAAAAACACATCATTAGAAGAAGTTAATTCTTTTATCAGCAGACATCCTGAGATTAAAGATATCACCTTCTCAATAGTAACGAAAGAATAA
- the bioV gene encoding pimelyl-ACP methyl ester esterase BioV, with the protein MKYFNGFCLKDEFKLFSEYIEDNAFTVAGFSYGAQKALTYALKKNARIDKLQLFSPAYFEYSEKIIELNLRAFKNDKRKYIENFLKKAGFFNEKYLDYECGESDLLNLFTFDWEIIKELNNVKIEIFLGEFDKIIALKKAEKFFKNYGDVYIIKKANHFLRS; encoded by the coding sequence ATGAAATATTTTAACGGGTTTTGCCTAAAAGACGAATTTAAACTTTTTTCTGAATATATTGAAGACAATGCTTTTACCGTAGCGGGGTTTAGTTACGGAGCTCAAAAAGCGCTTACATATGCATTAAAAAAAAATGCCAGAATAGACAAACTGCAGCTTTTTTCTCCGGCATACTTTGAATACAGTGAAAAGATAATTGAATTAAACTTAAGAGCATTTAAAAACGACAAACGAAAATATATAGAAAATTTCTTGAAAAAAGCAGGATTTTTTAATGAAAAATATCTGGATTATGAGTGCGGCGAATCTGACTTATTAAATCTGTTTACTTTTGACTGGGAAATAATAAAAGAGTTAAACAATGTAAAAATAGAGATTTTTTTGGGAGAATTTGATAAAATCATCGCTTTAAAAAAGGCTGAAAAATTTTTTAAAAATTACGGTGACGTTTATATAATAAAAAAAGCAAATCATTTTTTAAGGAGTTAA
- a CDS encoding efflux RND transporter permease subunit: MKRFIEFFIKNAVFTHVLFLIVIISSILAYRNVAKELFPPATLDKILIQGGYPGASPETLDKMAVTQIEDDLKSYQEVSSVESVIRNGSFTITVNLKPGANKLELLSEFKTITSNLKKDLPSDMSEPSVTIAKKAFPLMFISVASNVLNKDQLLKDADNVKKILSQIKDLTQIDIRGDSDKNIYFKLDNQKIESLGINKSQLINVLSQVSTIFPVGKIEGKKHYFISMYPKNLEQFKNMIITVGNVKVRLKDIADIKKEYATPTQIGKYDGIPNITIDVRKGESGDAIAISQKIRQILKKYHEKHPEVTFGISTDTSKWVRNRFNTVVSNIIFGLILVFFVMWIFLNWRISLVVTMGIPTSFAIAMIYLDYANLSLNLLSMLGALIALGMIVDEAIVVGENIYRHMQMGKDKVTAAIEGTSEVFWPVMASSTTTILAFMPMLLIKGEIGVFMKILPIMITVLILSSLFEAFVFLPLHSKEILKVEKSSKDRFWNKFSALYKKMLTFFFKIRYVALMFFLIFVPVLIGIGMKHSKFQLFPTFDASQIYVNGKFESNYTITQTAAAIKKIENDLKKYLGKDVEGFTTVVGMQMNNKGEANIGANYFHIFVDLNDKKPTDFYNKYIAPIFKPIKVKNQIRTHTAQQLAQMFKKDFSHIKIPGMVELNVIVPQAGIVKSDIVISIGGKSQEEIIKAIKKLENVMKKIKGVYNIYDDAELGADELKLKINPYGQKLGFTQVSLFNELRGFFGEAEYDKTFDKDGIVKIILKDKNKDSYNELKNFRVTVPGTNQYIELDKVCDFVITRAFKKIHKYNGIAAKTVYGSLNKKIITTADFYKKVDPLLKEFKKEGLTVLIGGAAKTSKAFMKDLEESLIVAVLLIFLVLVLMFNSAVLPFVIISVIPLSFLGVIVGNMIMDMNMTMLGMIGIVGLAGVVVNDGIVMIDFIKRARSVNEILEFASHRLRPVLLTSITTFFGLLTLMFFPSGQSAILQPLAIALGFGLAWGTVLNLFYLPIFYYILRRRRLKCSMTSLCYDIFSKFKRK, from the coding sequence ATGAAGAGATTTATAGAATTTTTTATTAAAAATGCGGTATTTACGCATGTTCTTTTTTTAATTGTGATTATATCTTCTATTTTGGCTTACAGAAACGTAGCAAAAGAGCTTTTTCCTCCCGCAACGCTTGATAAGATCCTTATACAGGGCGGATATCCCGGCGCCAGTCCTGAAACTCTTGATAAAATGGCGGTTACGCAGATAGAAGACGATCTGAAAAGCTATCAGGAAGTTTCATCCGTTGAAAGCGTTATCAGAAACGGAAGTTTTACAATAACCGTAAATTTAAAACCGGGAGCAAATAAACTGGAGCTCCTGAGCGAATTTAAAACAATAACATCAAACTTAAAAAAAGACCTTCCAAGCGATATGAGCGAACCGAGTGTCACTATTGCAAAAAAAGCTTTTCCTCTGATGTTTATATCCGTAGCGAGCAACGTTTTAAACAAAGACCAGCTGCTTAAAGACGCCGACAACGTTAAAAAAATTCTTTCTCAGATTAAAGACCTTACGCAGATTGATATTCGTGGTGACAGTGACAAAAATATATATTTTAAACTTGATAATCAGAAAATAGAAAGTCTGGGTATAAATAAATCCCAGCTTATAAATGTTCTTTCTCAGGTTTCCACTATATTTCCGGTCGGAAAAATAGAAGGCAAAAAACACTATTTTATTTCAATGTATCCGAAAAACCTTGAACAGTTTAAGAATATGATAATTACTGTAGGAAACGTAAAAGTCAGATTAAAAGATATAGCTGATATAAAAAAAGAGTATGCCACTCCTACACAGATTGGCAAATACGACGGAATTCCAAATATTACTATTGATGTCAGAAAAGGCGAAAGCGGAGACGCGATTGCTATCAGTCAAAAAATCAGACAGATTCTTAAAAAATATCATGAAAAACATCCGGAAGTAACTTTCGGTATTTCAACCGATACCAGCAAATGGGTTAGAAACAGGTTCAATACGGTTGTCAGCAATATCATATTCGGGCTGATACTGGTGTTTTTTGTTATGTGGATTTTTCTTAACTGGAGAATATCCCTGGTCGTTACGATGGGAATTCCCACTTCTTTCGCGATAGCAATGATTTATCTGGATTATGCGAATCTGTCTTTAAACCTCCTTTCAATGCTCGGTGCTCTTATAGCTCTTGGTATGATAGTCGACGAGGCTATAGTAGTGGGCGAGAATATCTACCGCCATATGCAGATGGGAAAAGACAAAGTAACCGCTGCCATTGAAGGGACTTCGGAAGTTTTCTGGCCGGTTATGGCTTCATCAACTACTACTATTTTGGCTTTTATGCCTATGCTTTTGATAAAAGGCGAAATAGGCGTTTTTATGAAAATACTGCCGATAATGATTACCGTTTTGATTCTTTCTTCATTATTTGAAGCATTTGTGTTTCTGCCGCTGCATTCAAAAGAGATATTAAAAGTTGAAAAAAGTTCAAAAGACCGTTTTTGGAATAAGTTTTCCGCACTCTATAAAAAAATGCTTACTTTCTTTTTCAAAATAAGATATGTCGCGTTAATGTTTTTTTTAATATTCGTTCCTGTATTAATCGGTATAGGTATGAAACATTCAAAATTTCAGCTGTTTCCGACTTTTGACGCAAGTCAGATTTATGTAAACGGAAAATTTGAAAGCAATTACACAATAACCCAGACCGCAGCGGCGATTAAAAAAATCGAAAACGACCTTAAAAAATATCTGGGTAAAGACGTGGAAGGTTTTACTACCGTTGTGGGTATGCAGATGAACAATAAAGGAGAAGCAAATATAGGTGCAAACTACTTTCATATTTTTGTCGATTTAAACGATAAAAAACCTACCGATTTTTATAATAAATATATTGCTCCGATATTTAAACCCATCAAAGTGAAAAACCAGATCAGGACACATACCGCTCAACAGCTGGCACAGATGTTTAAAAAAGATTTTTCTCATATAAAAATACCTGGAATGGTCGAGCTTAACGTAATAGTGCCTCAGGCGGGTATTGTCAAAAGCGATATAGTAATAAGTATCGGTGGCAAGTCTCAAGAAGAAATAATAAAAGCTATCAAAAAACTTGAAAACGTTATGAAAAAGATAAAAGGCGTTTATAACATATATGACGATGCTGAACTGGGGGCTGATGAGTTAAAACTGAAAATCAATCCTTACGGACAGAAACTCGGCTTTACGCAGGTGAGCCTGTTTAACGAGCTTAGAGGCTTTTTCGGCGAAGCGGAATATGATAAAACGTTTGATAAAGACGGCATCGTAAAAATTATTTTAAAAGACAAAAACAAAGACTCTTATAATGAACTTAAAAATTTCAGAGTTACGGTTCCCGGAACAAATCAGTATATCGAACTTGATAAAGTCTGCGATTTTGTAATAACCAGAGCTTTTAAAAAAATACACAAATACAACGGTATTGCCGCAAAAACCGTATACGGTTCGTTAAACAAAAAAATCATTACAACTGCAGATTTTTATAAAAAAGTAGACCCGCTGCTCAAAGAGTTTAAAAAAGAAGGGCTTACCGTATTGATAGGGGGAGCCGCCAAAACCAGCAAGGCGTTTATGAAAGATCTGGAAGAATCCTTAATAGTAGCTGTACTGTTAATATTCTTAGTTTTGGTGCTTATGTTTAATTCTGCGGTGCTGCCGTTTGTTATCATTTCCGTAATACCGTTGTCGTTTTTAGGTGTTATTGTCGGAAACATGATTATGGATATGAATATGACTATGCTTGGAATGATAGGAATTGTCGGTCTTGCAGGTGTTGTGGTTAATGACGGAATCGTTATGATAGATTTTATAAAAAGGGCAAGAAGCGTAAATGAGATACTGGAATTTGCTTCACATAGGCTTAGACCCGTTTTACTGACGTCTATTACTACGTTTTTCGGTCTTTTGACACTTATGTTTTTCCCAAGCGGCCAGTCTGCAATTTTGCAACCTCTTGCAATTGCATTAGGCTTCGGTCTGGCGTGGGGTACTGTGCTGAATCTGTTTTATCTGCCGATTTTTTATTATATTTTGAGACGGCGCAGACTTAAATGCAGTATGACGAGTTTGTGCTATGATATATTCAGCAAATTTAAAAGGAAATAA
- a CDS encoding AAA family ATPase, which yields MQKSNKNTLIVSVITGIIIALLLFASLKGDGLDIKTLINQIVAVIIVFGFFILLVVLLRKAVPAQQQPPQQVQVQMDTGIEKDFVIKPTTSDVTFEDVAGISEVKEELVEIVDFLKNPDKYKAFGIELPKGVLLVGPPGVGKTLIAKALAGEAGVPFFYQSGSSFVQMYVGVGAKRVRDLFTKAKATAPSIIFIDEIDAIGKSRGNLRNDEREATLNQLLTEMDGFEGSSGVIVIGATNKVELLDEALLRPGRFDRRVYVELPGLNDRVEILKVHLKNKPFKGNLENIAKMTVGFSGAALASLVNEASIYALKQGKHFVEEEDFYAVKDKVLVGKKRLQTYNPKEKEILSYYQACKAVIAEWLSVDFERISLVKDDFKEEDKEIVSKTEMMNKIQVYLAGRVGVEDRFNEKYSNAHLDLKKARELAVKMVKDYAMGESIVSDESEIANILNDALSEVKVLYASNIRMIEAVYHVLLEKEVIHKEDFEKLKNEIF from the coding sequence ATGCAAAAATCCAATAAAAACACGCTGATAGTGTCCGTAATAACGGGTATTATTATTGCGCTTCTTTTATTTGCTTCGTTAAAAGGCGACGGGCTTGATATAAAAACACTTATTAATCAGATAGTAGCCGTAATTATTGTATTCGGTTTTTTTATTCTGCTTGTTGTACTGCTCAGAAAAGCGGTTCCGGCTCAGCAACAGCCTCCTCAGCAGGTGCAGGTGCAGATGGATACCGGAATTGAAAAGGATTTCGTTATAAAACCCACTACTTCCGATGTTACTTTTGAAGACGTCGCGGGAATCAGCGAAGTAAAAGAAGAACTGGTAGAAATTGTTGATTTTTTAAAAAATCCGGACAAATACAAAGCATTCGGAATTGAACTGCCTAAAGGAGTGCTGCTTGTAGGGCCTCCTGGTGTAGGTAAGACGTTAATAGCTAAAGCTCTTGCCGGGGAGGCGGGTGTGCCGTTTTTTTATCAAAGCGGAAGCAGCTTTGTGCAGATGTACGTCGGTGTAGGCGCTAAAAGGGTGAGAGACCTGTTTACAAAAGCAAAAGCGACTGCTCCAAGTATAATTTTTATAGACGAAATAGACGCAATAGGAAAAAGCAGGGGAAATTTAAGAAACGATGAGAGGGAAGCCACTTTAAACCAGCTTTTAACAGAAATGGACGGTTTTGAAGGAAGCAGCGGTGTAATTGTAATCGGCGCCACTAACAAGGTTGAACTTTTGGATGAGGCTTTATTAAGACCCGGAAGATTTGACAGAAGGGTTTATGTAGAACTGCCGGGTCTTAACGACAGGGTTGAAATACTCAAAGTTCATCTTAAAAACAAACCGTTTAAAGGAAATTTGGAAAACATCGCAAAAATGACAGTCGGTTTCAGCGGGGCGGCGCTGGCCAGTCTTGTAAATGAAGCTAGCATATATGCTCTTAAACAGGGGAAACATTTTGTTGAAGAGGAGGATTTTTACGCCGTTAAAGACAAAGTTTTGGTAGGTAAAAAACGACTTCAGACATATAACCCTAAAGAAAAAGAGATACTAAGCTATTATCAGGCGTGTAAAGCTGTAATCGCTGAATGGTTGAGTGTTGATTTTGAAAGAATATCCCTTGTAAAAGACGATTTTAAAGAAGAAGACAAAGAAATAGTTTCAAAAACTGAAATGATGAATAAAATTCAGGTTTATCTTGCCGGCAGAGTGGGTGTTGAAGACCGTTTTAACGAAAAGTATTCAAACGCACATCTGGATTTAAAAAAAGCAAGGGAACTTGCTGTAAAAATGGTAAAAGATTATGCAATGGGAGAAAGTATCGTTTCTGACGAAAGCGAAATAGCCAACATCTTAAATGATGCTTTAAGCGAAGTAAAAGTGCTTTATGCTTCAAATATAAGAATGATTGAAGCGGTTTATCACGTACTTTTGGAAAAAGAAGTAATACATAAAGAAGATTTTGAAAAACTGAAAAATGAAATATTTTAA
- the mtaB gene encoding tRNA (N(6)-L-threonylcarbamoyladenosine(37)-C(2))-methylthiotransferase MtaB: MKVYIKTFGCRSNTYDSEIMKNTIQSDIAANEDEADIIIVNSCTVTNFADRDLRQYINKWQDKKIILTGCAAYTQGEELFNSGRVQSVLGHKYKEEIDRYLDFNGVKLGNFDFVNKKIITSFSKTKAFIKIQEGCDFECAYCIIPSVRGHSRSLDEKTILKQIETLSQNGISEFVLTGINMGSYGKDTGTTLADLVEKISKIRGVKRIRLGSLEPSQLNDKLIDLTKNGILERHLHIALQHTSDRMLRIMKRRNRVKQTLELFEKLAAEKIALGTDFIVGHPGESEEIWNEALENFKKYPLTHIHVFRFTPRDGTHSAELKQDVRGDVAKKRAKIIEEIVRKNNYNFRIENKVPLVVHVENYKKGYYEGYDQFYNKMLIKSGQNIKGGWITFEEYDIKDVNYAKIQ; this comes from the coding sequence TTGAAAGTTTATATTAAAACATTCGGCTGCAGGAGCAATACATACGACAGTGAAATAATGAAAAACACAATTCAGTCTGATATTGCGGCAAATGAGGATGAGGCTGATATTATTATAGTGAATTCATGCACGGTGACTAATTTTGCCGACAGGGATTTAAGACAGTATATTAATAAATGGCAGGATAAAAAAATAATTTTAACCGGATGTGCCGCTTATACTCAGGGTGAAGAGCTTTTTAACAGCGGTAGAGTCCAAAGCGTACTCGGACATAAATATAAAGAGGAAATTGACAGGTATCTTGATTTTAACGGAGTGAAACTAGGAAATTTCGATTTTGTAAACAAAAAAATCATTACTTCATTTTCAAAAACAAAAGCTTTTATAAAAATTCAGGAAGGATGCGATTTTGAGTGCGCATACTGTATAATTCCTAGTGTGCGGGGACATTCAAGAAGTCTTGACGAAAAAACAATTCTCAAACAGATAGAAACTCTTTCTCAAAACGGTATAAGCGAGTTTGTGTTAACGGGTATCAATATGGGCAGTTACGGCAAAGACACAGGCACCACGCTTGCCGATCTGGTAGAAAAAATTTCTAAAATCAGAGGCGTTAAAAGAATAAGACTCGGTAGTCTGGAGCCTAGCCAGTTAAATGACAAACTGATAGATTTGACCAAAAACGGCATACTGGAAAGACATCTTCATATTGCACTACAGCATACAAGCGACAGAATGCTGAGGATTATGAAAAGAAGAAACAGGGTAAAACAGACACTTGAGCTTTTTGAAAAACTTGCAGCAGAGAAAATCGCTCTGGGAACGGATTTTATTGTCGGACATCCGGGAGAAAGCGAAGAAATTTGGAATGAAGCCCTGGAGAATTTTAAAAAATACCCTCTGACACATATACATGTATTCAGATTCACTCCAAGAGACGGAACACATTCGGCTGAGCTTAAACAGGATGTAAGAGGGGACGTAGCTAAAAAACGTGCTAAAATTATAGAAGAAATAGTCAGAAAAAATAATTATAATTTCAGAATAGAAAATAAAGTTCCTTTGGTCGTCCACGTAGAAAATTATAAAAAAGGCTATTATGAAGGATATGACCAGTTTTATAATAAAATGCTGATTAAAAGCGGTCAGAATATTAAAGGCGGCTGGATAACTTTTGAAGAATATGACATAAAGGATGTAAATTATGCAAAAATCCAATAA
- a CDS encoding class II aldolase/adducin family protein, whose translation MVVSTILDEYKLTAKILYEKNMMNLGIGSISLKLENDKMIINNHHKSIYEEDFCKIVHINKKDLSWKETSADINIHARIYKDISYAKTILNVFPLNIITYSLEHTYFKPIDYLGRQILDKVKIIEIDDVQKWEENKDFIISKNLRDKNIVIIRGFGVYIIARDIKEAIKKAIILENSATILLNSPH comes from the coding sequence TTGGTAGTTTCGACCATATTAGACGAATATAAATTAACAGCTAAAATATTGTATGAAAAAAACATGATGAATTTAGGCATAGGAAGTATTTCCTTAAAGCTTGAGAACGATAAAATGATTATAAACAATCATCATAAATCCATTTACGAAGAAGATTTCTGTAAAATCGTACATATAAACAAAAAAGATCTGTCATGGAAAGAAACGTCTGCGGATATTAACATCCATGCAAGAATTTATAAAGACATCTCTTACGCTAAAACAATTTTAAACGTATTTCCTCTGAACATAATAACATACTCGCTAGAACACACATATTTCAAACCTATTGATTATTTAGGTAGACAGATATTGGACAAAGTTAAAATCATAGAAATAGACGATGTCCAGAAATGGGAAGAAAACAAAGATTTTATTATTTCCAAAAATCTCAGGGATAAAAATATAGTAATAATCAGAGGTTTCGGCGTATATATCATAGCAAGAGACATCAAAGAAGCCATTAAAAAAGCCATTATTCTTGAAAATTCCGCAACTATTTTATTAAACAGCCCTCATTAA